In Tenacibaculum sp. 190524A02b, the genomic stretch ATATTCTTTATTGGAAATATCTCATCCTTATCTCCATGAATATGAACTACATTAGGTAAGTTTTCTTCTTGGTACCAATGTAACACATTATAAATAGCCCAATGTAAATAATCTTTATCTCTTACAGATAAATAAATTTTATACAGCTCGGCTCTCTTTTTTAAATAGTCGTTAAAAAAGTACTGTTCATACTTTTCTATATTAGAAACTATGTTAGCTGGAAATAATTTGTACGCTTTAGTTACCTGTGCTAATTTTAATCGTTTAGGTAATTCTTTATTACTTTTTATACTAGAAATGATAATTACTTTTCTGTAAGTGATGTGCTTGCTCATTTCTTGTACCATAACTCCTCCAAATGAAACTCCTACTAATATTGGATTTTCATGTTTTATGAAACTACACATTCTTTTTGCGTATTCTTGAATGGATTCATTTATAGATTTTGGTAAAATCCATTCTAAAAAATGCAATTCAAAGGTTTCTTCTGGTAAAGTAAGGTATTCAAATATTTTTGTATTGGCTGCTAAGCCTGGTACAAAATAAATAGGTATTTTAGGCATTCTTCTTATTCTATGTATTTTCTTTCTAATAACAGTCCTTCAACATACTCATGTACGTCTACTAATTCTGCTGGAATATTATTCCATAAACGAATTTGTATTTGTTTTTCTTTATAAGTTATATAGGTACTTGGTAAATCCATTACTCTTGGATTATCATATACATCATTAAAACTTTCAAAGTCTTTGCTTGATAGTTTTTTATTTAATTTTTCAAGTTCTTCTTTTGACAACTTAAAAGCACGTTTCCCTTTTTCCATAACAAACTGCTCTCCATTGTAAGCTACATTTCCATTTTTATCTATAGTTATCTCATATACTGGACATTCACCAAAACAGTTTGTTTTACGAATGCTAATCAATCTGTTTTTTTCTTTTTCTATAATTTCATTTAATTGTTTTTTACTGTTTTTACTTACTAAACGGAATTCACCTGTTTCTTGTAATCTTTTTTCCCAAAAATCTCTTTTATCTTCTGGCACTTTTACAACACCTATTTGAGTTGCTTTAGTATCATAAGCTGTTTTACTCCAAGTTAATCCACTATTTTTGATTAGTGCCTTTACATCATTACTACTCTTGGCATTTTTTAACACTACTATTAATTCGTCCTTTGGGTCTTTAGGTTCTGCTACTTTTTCAGTTGTCGCTTTTGACGCTGCTTCAGGAGTTGCTTCTGTAGTTTTTTTAGGAGAACTACAATTTAATGCTAAAATTAACATAGAGGATAGAAGGTATTTCATAATGTGTTTTTAATTTTTTGTTGTTGATATAATAACAACATTAAAAGTACATTATTTTTTATCGTTAAAAATAGATAAGTTAAATTTTTTATCGATTAACCAAATTGGTCCCCAAACAAACAAGGTAAAACTATTGATTATAGTAGTAATAACTACTCTTCGTATGCATAAACAATATAAGATGTCTTTTAAACTTCTATTTTTACTCACTTCATTTACTCCAAAAAAATGAGCTACGGACTTAGGTTTTATACTCCTAATAACATCTATTCGATCTTTAATTAAAATATATAGAAAAACTATCACTCCAATACCTATTAGACATTGGAAAATAGTTTCTATATTTTCTAAACTCAAAATATTACTTAAAAAATTAACAAAAATCAAACCTTACCAAACCGTCTTCATCAATAGTAGTTAAAGTTACTTGGTGTAATGTGTTTACTAACTCAGGATTCCAAGGTGTTTTTACTTTTAGATAGTTTTCTGTAAATCCGTGAATGTAACCTTCTTTATTCTCTCCTTCAAATAATACTGTTAAAGTATTTCCTAATTGACTTTCATAAAAAGCTCTTCTTTTCTTAACTGATAAGCCTCTTAGCATTTTGCTTCGTTTTGCTCGTACGTTTTTAGGAACTACTCCATCCATCTCTACCGCTTCAGTATTTGCTCTTTCTGAATAGGTAAATACATGTAGGTAAGAAATATTTAATTCACTTAAGTAGTTATAAGTTTCTAAAAACAACTCATCTGTTTCACCTGGAAACCCTACGATTACATCTACTCCAATACAGGCATTAGGCATTACCTGCTTAATTTTTGTTACTCGATCTGTATAAACTCTACGCAAGTAACGTCTTTTCATTCTTTTTAATAAGGTATCACTTCCAGATTGTAATGGGATATGAAAATGCGGAACAAAGGTGTTAGATTTTGATACAAAGTCAATGGTTTCGTCCTTTAATAAATTAGGCTCTATAGATGAAATTCGTAATCGGTGAATTCCTTCAACTTTATCTAAAGCCTGAACTAACTCTAAGAATGTATGCTCATGTTTTTTATTTCCAAACTCTCCTTTTCCATAGTCTCCAATATTAACGCCTGTTAATACAATTTCTTTAATTCCTTTTTCTGCAATTTCTTTCGCATTTTTTAAAACATTTTCTAAAGTATCACTTCTAGAAATTCCTCTAGCTAAAGGAATGGTACAGTAGGTACATTTATAATCGCAACCATCTTGTACTTTTAAAAAAGCTCTTGTTCTGTCTCCTATTGAATAGGAACCTACATAAAAATCAGCTTCTTCAATTTCACAAGAGTGTACTTCTCCTATTTCATTTTTTGTTAAATCGTTAATATAACTGGTAACATTGAACTTTTCTGTAGCTCCTAATACTAAATCTACCCCATCAACATTCGCTAATTCTTCAGGTTTTAACTGTGCATAACAACCCACTCCAATCACAAATGCTTCTTCATTTTGTTTTAAAGCCGATTTTACAATGGTTTTAAAACGTTTATCTGCATTTTCTGTTACGGAACACGTGTTTATTACATACACATCTGCTTTTTCTTCAAATTCAACACGTTCAAAACCTTCATTTACAAAGTTTCTGGCAATGGTTGATGTTTCTGAGAAATTTAATTTACATCCTAAGGTGTAAAAAGCTACTTTTTTATCTGCAATCATTCTTTCCTAATATCCTTAAATAAAGAAGTGGTTTAAATTTTTTAGTTTCAACCGAAAAAGTTTAAATCACTTCAAAAAAATAAAAGCTTTTGGATAAGTCTTTATTTTTTTAGAAGTTCGTACCTATTACTGCTTTTCTGTCTACGACAGATTTTAAAAATGCAAAAGTACTTAATTTATGGTGATTTTTGAAACGGAAAGATTAATAGTTAGAAAACTCATTTTAGAGGATTTAGATGGTTTTCATGAAATGCAAAGCAATCCTAAAGTTATGCAATATGCAGATGGTGAGGTTAAGAGTTATTTAGAACACAAATCTGAGCTAATTTCACTTATAGATAAATACACAATTCCTGATAATGATTTTTGGATTTATGCTATTGTTAGAAAAAGTGATGTTACCTTTGTGGGTACAGTAGCTTTGGTTAAAGATGGTACGGATGATGAAATTGGTTATCGTTTTTTAGAAACGTATTGGGGTAATGGTTATGCTACTGAGATTTGTAAAGGATTGATTTCTTATTGTAAATCTATAGGTATGAAAAAATTAATTGGTTATGTGGTAGATAAAAATATAGCTTCTGCTAAAATATTAGAGCGTTATAACTTTACCCTTGTTAAAAGGTTTGTTAGCGAAGATATTGGTTTACCTGAATCTAAGTACGAGCTTATATTATGATTGAAAGTACGTTAACTCCGCCTTATTATGCGGTAATATTTTCTTCCTTATTATCTGACAATACAGAAGGCTACAGTGAAATGGCTGACAGAATGGAACTATTAGCTAAAAAACAACCAGGCTACTTAGGAATTGAGTATGCTAGAAGCGAAATAGGTATTACAGTATCTTACTGGGAAAGCTTGGAAGCTATCACTGCTTGGAAAAACAATATAGAACATACAGAGGCTAGACAAATGGGAAGAGAAAAGTGGTACCAACAATACCAATTACGCATTTGTAAAGTGGAACGTGAATACGGATTTAAAAAATAAAGATTAAATGTACGCTGCTATTAGTACTATTTTAAAAAAGTTTTTAAAACCTGCTACTATTTTTAGATATGGTTTTAATATTTCTCCTATGTATAGAAGGTCTACTGGACGTTTAACCTATGTTTCAGAAGATTTATATCATGTGAAGGTAAAAATTCCTATTAGTTTTAAAAATAAAAACTATGTGGGGTCTATTTTTGGGGGAAGTTTGTTTTCTGCTACTGATCCCGTGTTTATGATTCAGTTGATGCAAATTTTAGGAAATGATTATGTAGTATGGGATAAAGATGCTTCTATTAAATTTAAGCGCCCCGCGAAAGCTAGTGGTTATGTAGATTTTATTTTTACCCATGAGGAGATTGAAGACATTAAAAATAAAGTGGCCTCCGAAAAAGAGTATGATTTAGTTAAGCATATACAAATTACGAATCAAGATGCTTCAATTACCTTTGCTGAAGTATCAAAAACTATTTACATTGCAGATAAAACCTATTATAAGAATAAGCGCGCAAAAAAATAAATCGTTATTACTTCTTGTTCTCGCTAGTTTATGTATTATTTCTTGCTCAAAAAGAAGCAAACGCTTTTCTGACAATCAAGTTTTTAGATATAACGAGCATTCTAATATTACTTCTTTAGATCCGGCTTTTGCGAAAGATCAACGTAATATCTGGGCAATTAATCAGTTGTATAATGGTTTGGTTCAGTTGGATGATAGTTTACACGTTCAACCTGATATTGCTAAGCATTGGTCTATTTCTGAAGATGGTAAAACCTATCGTTTTTTACTTAGAAATGATGTGTTTTTTCATAAACATGAATTATTTGGTTCTCAAAAAACTAGAAAGGTTATTGCCAGTGATTTTGTGTATTCTTTTCATCGTTTATTAGACAAAAATGTGGCTTCTCCAGGTGGATGGGTTTTACAAAATGTGGCTAATTATACTGCTGAAAATGATTCTACTTTTGTGATTAATTTAAAGCAAGCCTTCCCTCCTTTTTTAGGTTTGCTCTCTATGAAATATTGTTCTGTTGTGCCTAAGGAAGCTGTTGATTATTTTAAATCTACTTTTAGAGCTAATCCTATTGGTACGGGGCCTTTTTATTTTAAGTTATGGGTTGAAAATACCAAATTGGTTTTACGTAAAAACATTCATTATTTTGAAAAAGATAGTAGTGGAACTTCTTTACCTTACTTAGAGGCTGTAGCAGTTACTTTTTTACCCGATAAACAGAGTGAGTTTTTACAGTTTATTCAAGGGAATATTGATTTTATGAAAAGTTTGGATGCTTCTTACAAGGATGATATTTTAAATACTGATGGAACGTTAAAGGATAAGTATGCGAATAGAATTCAAATGCAAACTGGTGCGTATTTAAATACTGAATATTTGGGTATTTATTTAGAAGGTGAAACTGAAACTCCTACCCTATCAAAATTAATTAGACAGGCTATTAATTACGGTTTTGATAGAGAGAAAATGATTACTTTTTTACGTAATGGTATTGGTACGCCTGCTATTCATGGTTTTATTCCTAAAGGGCTTCCTTCTTTTAATTATCAGAAAGGATATACGTATCAACCTGAAAAAGCGAAGGCTTTGGTTGAAGCATATAAAAAAACAACGGGTAAAACTTCCGTTACTATTCGTATTACCACCAATAGTAATTATTTGGATTTATGTGAGTTTATTCAGCGTGAACTTCAAAAGATTGGTTTAGATACTAAAGTAGATGTTATTCCGCCTTCTGCTCTTAGACAAGGTAAAGCTAGCGGTAAACTTCCTATTTTTAGAGCTAGTTGGATTGCGGATTATCCGGATGCTGAAAATTATCTGTCGTTATTTTATAGTAAAAATTTTACGCCTAATGGCCCTAACTACACACATTTTAAAAATAGTTTGTTTGATAGTTTGTATGAACAGTCTATTAAAGAGGTGGATTTGGTTAAAAGGCAACTACTGTATCAACAAATGGATCGTATTATTATTGATGAAGCACCTGTTGTTCCTTTGTATTATGATGAAGTAATTCGTTTTTCTCAAAAAAATGTTCATGGTTTGGGTATTAATCCTATTGATTTATTGCATTTAAAGCGTGTTAAAAAAGTGGCAGTTGGCAATTAGTTTTTGGCTGTTAGCTATTAGCTGGTTTGAGGTACGGGGTTCGAGGTGGAAGTAATTAGCTATTGACTGTTAGCCTTCGGCTGTTGGCTATTTCTAATTTTTAATGTTTAGTTTTTAGTTCTTAGTTTCACTCTGAACTTGATTAGCTTTTAGCATGTTAGCTCTTAGCTGGTTTGAGGTACGGGATAGTTGAATTAGGAATTACGAATTGTTCTATTTAAAAATCTTAACTACTTCTACTACTTAACTTCTATTAACTTCTATTAACTTCTATTTCTACAACTCTTCTTTCTAAACTTTATACTCTTATACCTTAAATATTTCCTTTAAGAACTAAAAACAAGACACTTACAACTTTTTATTTCTTTTTAGTTATTGATTTATAGAACTTTGATAGAGATGTAATAATTACTAGCGCTATTAATTATTTTCTTATCAAGGCGAAAATCCGAAAAGCCTTTATTTAAGAGAGTAGGAAAACAAAAACTTAACTATTATGGGATTTTATGGTAAAGAACCAGTTAATGCTGATCAATGTACTGTTGTTTATGTATGGACAGGATTGGGTACTCCTGGTTTTTTTAGTGTTTACGTTGAAGGAGATGCTCCGAATTACTCGTATGGATTTGACTTAGTAAGAGACCCACATTTTGTTGGTGGCTTAAAAGTTGATGTTATGGGATGGACTGGACCTTTAGGGCCAGGGAAATCTCCTTATAAAGTTCATGGGACTTTTCAAGGGGCTTTTTCTAATGAAATTATTATTTCTGGATCTAACGGGAATTTTACAGTTCCTGTGAAAGAAATTCCTCACGATGAAGTGGAGAATTATATTAAATCTAAACAGTTAGAAACTGTATAATACTAATTAAACGTTAAAATGACGCATATAAATTCTTTCTTTTTAGTTTGTTTGTCGTTTAAAAAGACAACCGTAACTATGGCTATGCTTGCTTTTTTAGCCTAAAACAATTCTAAAAATAATTCAATTTATTTATACGACATTCTAAAATTCAATTGGTATAAAACGTAAGTTATTACGTTAGTAGGCTATCAGGAAGTCATCAACAATACTAATCATATTGTTGATGATTTCTCGTTTTATATTGTTTTGGTTAGCTTTGAGCCATTGGCTTTTGGCGGTTAGCTGTTGGCTTTTTCTAATTTTTAATGTTTAGTGCTTAGTTTTTAGTTCACTCTCTGAACTCATAAATCATAACTTTTCGCTGTTGGCTGGTTGTATATGAAAAGATTGCTTCGATGCCTCGCAATTACGGCTTTTATTAGTTTTTAGTCTGATGACACAGCTATTAAAATAAAACTCGAAGTTTTAATGACTCCGAGTTTTGTTTTTAGTAAATTGATTTAAGATTTTCTACGGATTCCTATGGCTTCTAAGAGTTGTGGGTTTTCTGTTAAAGCATCATTTGCCATGGCATAGAAAGCTTGCATCCAGTCTGCCATTTTTTCTAGTGCAGCATTTTTTAATTTAGTTGCGTCTTGACTTTCTGCTTTTGCTCTACGACGGTGTGCTGCATATAATTGCATGAGTTGGTCTTTCTTTTCTTGAAAGTTTACAGATGCTTCTAAGGTTTCTATGTCTTCTTGTTGTTTTGCATCCCATATTTGTTTGGTTTAACTGTAAAGGTTTATACCTTCTTCTATTTTAGCTGCATCAAAGCCGTATTTGGCTATTTGTTGTGCTATTTCTTGTTGTTCTTGTGCATTTTGTAGTGCTATTCTCCACTTTTCTAATAATGCTGTTTCTGATTTCACAGGTCTTTTCGCCATGATTATTATGATTTTAATTATTAATTCTTCTTCTGTTTATAAAATAACTGGTATTGCTAGTTTCTTTTCTCTACTTCCCTCCTCTTTTTACTTTGCTTATTATACTTTTTACGTTATTTAATGTCTTTATTGTATTATCTAATGTCCTTTTTGTACTGCTTAGATTCTTTTTAGCATTGCTTAACGTCCTTTTGCCATTGCTTAACGTCCTTTTTGCGTTGCTTACCGCCATTTTACTGGCTAGACTGTTAAATTTGTTATGTATTTGGTGAATTGTTTATAGCAATTCTTTTTCTTACTCTGTAAACTTACTTTTTCCTTTGTTGATTTACAAATTTTTAGCTTCTTTTTAACAATTGTTTTGAGTTGTTGGCTGTGAGCCGGTTTGAGGTATGGGGTTCGGGGTTAAAGGCTATTAGCTCTTAGCCTTTAGCTTTGAGCTTTGGGCCATTGGCTAACTGTATGTGAAAAGGTTGCTTCGAATCCTAGCAATTACCGTATTTTATTAATTTTTAGTTTATTTTGGCTCTTAGAAATTGGCTATTCAATTAGTTAATTTTTAGTTTTTAACTCTTTACTATAGTTTAAAACTCCTATTCATTAGAAAAAATACTTCTATCAATAAAAAGTTTCAAGGTTACTGATGAAACAGAAGATTATGAAATTAATCTTTTTTTCGACAAAATTGGAGAAGAAATAACTGATCCTACCCTTTTGAAAGAGTCACAAAAAGAGCAACTAATAAATGGGCTTTTTGATTTTTTAAAAGTACAAAGTCCTGAAATGGAGGTTAACTTTTCTTTTATTCATTTAATTGAAAGTATTGATAACCCTGAGTTTAATATTTATGATGAAATGTTGTTAAAGTTCAATTCTGAAAATGGAACAATTACTTCAGTTCATTTACTGAACAGATATATAAACTCTTTAGAAAAGGGAAATAATCGGGAGAAGTGTTTAAAATTACTAAAGTCTATATCTAACAACACCAATTATAACGAATATGTAAGAGAAGATGCTTTTGATTGTTATGAATACCAAATGAAAAGCTACTAATACTTTTTAAAGGTTTCTACTTCACGTAAACTAAACTGTTCTCGATAATTTTTTTACTACGTTAACACTTCATAAAAAACACTCGAACTGACATGTTCAAAAAACTTATTCGTAAACCTATTTTTGTTAATGAAATAATTAACTGTTTATATGAATAGTTATTTAGTTCTACTTCTTAAAAAACTAAATACAATTTCTACAGCTCCCTAACAATAACAACTGCGCTGAGTTTATTTGATAATTGGCTATGGTTGGTATTGTTACATCAATAGAAATACATTCTACAGCTCCACACTCTTGACATTGAAAATGTGGATGTACATCTATATGTTTTTCTGAGGAACAGCCTGTACATTTTGCATACCACTTGATTCCTGATTTTCCTAAAAAACTATGGATGATTCCATCATGCTCTAATCTATCTAAAATTCTATATACTGTTGATTTGTTCATTTCTTTTTTTAGCATATCTACTAAATCAACTACAGAAATTGCTTGTTTACTTTTATCAAAGTAGTTTACTATTGTATTTACTGATTTGGTTTTTCTAATAACACTCATACCCTCATTTTTATTCCTTTACGATTACATGTAGCCTTCTTTGTTTAAAAATAATTGTTTTAAACATGTAATTTCATATGTCAAATATAAAACTACCTAGTTGCAATAACAAATATTTATCTATATTTGCAACCTAGTCGCAATTAAATAAATTAAATGATACTTACACGACAATCGGATGCCTTAGGTGCTGTTGCTAGTAGCTTGTGTGCTTTTCACTGTTTTGTTACTCCTATACTTTTTGCTGTACAAACTTGCTCTGCAGCATGTAGTCATGGTTCTTCTACTCCTAGTTGGTGGGGTTTTATTGATTATATTTTTATAGGTGTTTCCTTATTGGCTGTATATGCTTCTTCTAAGTCTACTTCTTCAAATTGGATTAAATATTTGCTATGGGTTAGCTGGATACTTTGTGCTACGGTTATTTTCATGGAGAAAACACAGCTGCTTTCATTACCTGAAATTACTATTTATTTTCCTTCTTTACTTTTAGCTTTCTTGCATTTATATAATAGAAAGCATTTTAGTTGTAAAGAAAGTGAATGTTAAACCTTTATTATTAAAACACAAGAAATGCCTAACGATACTAAAGATTTTATTGGTGACAACCATATTTCAACAAATACTGATACGCCTCTTAGAACGGATGCTTTTGCTAAAAGTGAGGATGAGAAAATAGCTTCTATACAAGGTTATTTTTCGAAAATAATGGAAGAATTAGGTTTGGATTTATCCGACGATAGTTTGTCTGGAACTCCTTATAGAGTAGCTAAAATGTATGTAAAAGAGTTGTTTTATGGTTTAAATCCTAAATATAAACCTAAGCTTACCACTTTTGAAAATAAATATGGGTATCAAAAAATACTTATAGAGCAGAATATTACTATTGATTCTTCTTGTGAGCATCATTTTTTACCTATTATAGGACAAGCTCATATTGGGTATATTCCTAGCAAAAGAGTTGTAGGGCTTTCTAAAATTAATAGACTTGTTGATTATTATGCGCATAGGCCTCAAGTGCAGGAACGATTATGTCAACAAATTCATAAAGACCTTAAAGAGGCGCTGGCTACTGAGGATATTATTATTATGATACAAGCAAAACATCTTTGTGTTTCTTCTAGAGGGATTAAAGATAAAAGTAGTTACACTACTACTTTAGAATATGGTGGCGTGTTTAATAATGAAGTTTACCGAAATGAGTTTTTTAGACTTATTCAACCCAATAACAATCCATCAGTATAATACTATTTTTCTGACTTAAATTTATAGCATTCATTTCTAATAAAGATGCTTACCAAAAATCAATTAACCAATAACTTTCCTTTATTAAGAATCAAAAAGCGGTTGTCTAAATATAGGCAACCGCTTTTTAAGTATAAAACACTTTTATATTATGAAGTGATTAAAACTTTTTTATTAATAGCTTAATAGATATAAAATATATTTACAATTGATAAAATTAAAAATACTAACTCCTTATTGATAATTACAAAATCTTACAATAAATACTCTACATATTTTGTGTGTAGTAATTATAATCCTTTAAAACAGTTTCTATAAACTCCATATCATTTTCTTGTGATTTTATTTGAGTAACCTCTTCTATTTTTTTTCTTAATTTTTTAATTGTTTTATAATCTCTTGATTCTTTTGCCCCAGAAAAAGTGTCTTTTATAATACGTGCATCATTATCTGACAACTTTATTACTGCTGCATACTTTGGCTTGTACTTTTCTGTAATCTCTTCAAGAATAGTTTGCGAAAAAGCTGCGTCATCTTTTAAATTTACAACTACTGTATTGGCCGAGATATCTCCTACTCTTTGATTGTTTTTTGTGATTATGATAGCTATAAAACCTATCATTTTACCTATTAAAAATATCACCCAAATAAGTCCTAAATATCGATCTAACCCTAAAGAAAAAACATAAATCAGTATTAAAATAAAAAAATTAAAGTCAACTACCCTCATAAACCATCTCATCATATAATCCGTTACAGAAGGTTTAAATCCTTCAATATTAACAACCCTTAGCTTTAATAATTTTTTACCTATGGTTTGTCCGTTTAAAAGAATTTCTGTGTATAAAGAATAAAAAGTTATAGGTAAAAACAACATGATATCAATAGCTTTAACAGACCATGCATCTCCATCTACAGCCGCTTTAATTAACGTAAAATTAAATAGTGATATAATCAAGTACAAATACGCAAACTTTACTATGTTATCTATAAAAAAAGCTAGTATTCTTAAACCTATATTAGCTAATTCAAAATTTATTTTAACATTTTGTGTGGTATTTACTTGCAGTCTTTTCATACATTATTTATTTTTGCTCTAATGAGAGAGGTAGCTTTTATTAAGCAAAATAAAGAAAAATGGCTTGAATTTGAACAAGTAATTTCAAATAATTACAAAAAAAGCCCAGACGAAATTGCTGATTTACATATTAAAATCATGAACGATTTGTCTTACGCACAGTCGTTTTACCCAAAAAGTAATGTGGTTTTATATTTGAACAAATTAGCTAAAAAAAGTTATGAAAAAATTTACCACACTAAAAAACAAGATAAGAACACAATTTTACAGTTCTTTTTTGAAAAGATACCTCTATTAGCCTATAAACATAGAAAGTATATATACATTTCTTTTATTTTCTTCTTTATTTGTTTCTTTATTGGTCTATTATCAACTTTTAATGATAACGGATTTGCTAGAGAAATATTAGGTGATTCTTATATTGATGAAACGTTAGAAAATATTGAAAGTGGAGATGCTTTAGCTATTTATAAAAATGGAAGTAATTGGGGAAGTTTTATTGGTATTTTTGATAACAACCTACGAGTTGGGCTTAATATG encodes the following:
- a CDS encoding stage II sporulation protein M, with the translated sequence MREVAFIKQNKEKWLEFEQVISNNYKKSPDEIADLHIKIMNDLSYAQSFYPKSNVVLYLNKLAKKSYEKIYHTKKQDKNTILQFFFEKIPLLAYKHRKYIYISFIFFFICFFIGLLSTFNDNGFAREILGDSYIDETLENIESGDALAIYKNGSNWGSFIGIFDNNLRVGLNMFLSGLFIGLGTGYYIVYNGIMVAVFQAFFFQNNTFLDSLKGIWIHGTYEIFAMIIEAAAGYIIGASILFPGSLSRLESFKKGLREAFLIFLSTIPFTFIAAFLEGYVTRYYNEMPTIFCFFIILLCLVSISYYYLILPYKVASKHQLR